A DNA window from Agarivorans sp. TSD2052 contains the following coding sequences:
- a CDS encoding linear amide C-N hydrolase: MKNFKFNKIALAAIAAASIAGSLSTASACSRLIMDGGDTHGVTVARSFDWGGSELQSIAKALPVGTQITTFDVPEYQSPASWTVKHHTVDYVEVETFHNTSGEAINDKGLSASMLYQNPSVEFVNSATDTGAPAVHMSNIVQFLVTQFATVEEAVTAFDAGEFQAAWITGIGGHQHGFHFSVQDKSGDIALFQLNEGGKMVVHRGDINSDLRVMANAPLRQDVLKYAKKFDLNDATTLPGSISSPDRYIRGLHATANISLDGDADWVDVRGKMKGIFDFGNKVPQDLIDPTNHESYATWETYVYNLETGNTTYYNEGNGSQININFAETVDFTQPMCADIYQQARADQKITWSTCS; this comes from the coding sequence ATGAAAAACTTCAAGTTCAACAAAATTGCTTTGGCAGCCATTGCAGCGGCCTCTATTGCTGGTAGCCTTTCAACAGCAAGCGCATGTTCACGCCTTATAATGGATGGCGGCGATACCCATGGTGTAACGGTTGCTCGCTCGTTTGATTGGGGCGGTTCGGAACTGCAATCCATTGCCAAGGCACTTCCCGTTGGCACCCAAATAACGACCTTCGACGTACCGGAATACCAAAGCCCAGCGTCTTGGACAGTAAAGCATCACACTGTTGATTATGTAGAAGTAGAAACGTTCCACAACACTTCTGGCGAAGCGATTAACGATAAAGGTTTGTCTGCTTCAATGTTGTACCAAAACCCTTCCGTAGAATTTGTGAATAGTGCGACCGACACTGGGGCTCCAGCAGTCCATATGTCGAATATAGTTCAATTTTTAGTGACTCAGTTTGCCACTGTTGAAGAAGCGGTAACGGCATTTGACGCGGGTGAGTTTCAAGCCGCGTGGATTACTGGTATCGGAGGTCATCAACATGGTTTTCATTTCTCGGTTCAAGATAAGTCGGGTGACATTGCCTTATTCCAACTAAATGAAGGTGGCAAGATGGTCGTTCACCGTGGAGACATTAACAGTGACTTAAGAGTGATGGCGAATGCACCTTTACGTCAAGACGTGCTTAAGTACGCGAAAAAATTTGACCTTAATGATGCTACCACCTTACCGGGTTCAATTAGTTCTCCCGATCGTTACATACGTGGCCTGCATGCTACGGCTAACATTAGTTTAGATGGCGACGCTGACTGGGTTGATGTACGAGGAAAAATGAAAGGTATATTCGACTTTGGTAATAAGGTTCCTCAAGACCTGATTGACCCTACTAACCATGAATCTTATGCAACGTGGGAGACTTACGTCTACAACCTAGAAACAGGTAACACGACCTATTACAACGAAGGGAATGGTTCACAAATCAACATAAATTTCGCAGAAACGGTCGATTTTACTCAACCCATGTGTGCCGATATCTACCAGCAAGCGCGGGCGGATCAAAAAATCACATGGTCTACGTGTAGTTAA
- a CDS encoding LysR family transcriptional regulator, producing the protein MGSTLSCDKIKTHVKNPDFLMAATLEQLNAFVITVDKGSFKQASYQIGKHTSTVSGLIANLEAELGIELFIRKPRSLEITPAGSELYQYAKSVLREFDLLDVKANSLIEGLPNSLTIAVDSDLMGAELSAVFASILSSYPALELKVLSTDPMQVRGHVLNEQADVGFGVSLFSGHHELTLADGFSFDVTFVASPALGFREQVVPLERVRGQLQVAALFMKQLGKQDTHNLSSRIIYSNNSLSTLELLLQSNAWAMLPGFICERAIAAGDLEEFYISPTGSVRANQWTTELSWLTAKPKNAAMDLFIKKVAQLPNR; encoded by the coding sequence ATGGGTTCAACCCTTTCTTGTGATAAGATTAAAACCCATGTAAAGAATCCGGATTTTTTAATGGCAGCAACTTTAGAGCAATTGAATGCTTTTGTAATAACGGTTGATAAGGGTAGTTTCAAACAAGCGAGCTACCAGATCGGGAAACATACGTCTACCGTGAGTGGCTTAATCGCGAATTTGGAGGCAGAGCTTGGGATTGAGCTTTTTATCCGAAAACCACGATCTTTAGAAATAACGCCTGCTGGTTCTGAGCTGTATCAATATGCGAAATCGGTACTACGAGAATTTGACCTGCTCGATGTTAAAGCAAACAGCCTCATCGAAGGGCTGCCGAACAGCCTCACCATTGCTGTTGACAGTGATCTTATGGGGGCAGAGCTGAGTGCGGTTTTCGCCAGTATTTTATCCAGCTACCCCGCTTTAGAGCTCAAGGTACTCAGCACCGATCCAATGCAAGTGCGTGGGCATGTATTAAATGAACAAGCAGATGTTGGCTTTGGAGTTTCACTCTTTAGCGGTCATCATGAACTGACGCTCGCTGATGGGTTTTCTTTCGATGTCACCTTTGTTGCCTCACCCGCATTAGGGTTCAGAGAGCAGGTAGTCCCTTTAGAGCGAGTTCGCGGGCAGTTACAAGTTGCGGCTTTGTTTATGAAGCAACTTGGCAAACAAGATACTCACAATCTGAGTTCACGAATCATCTATAGTAATAACTCTCTTAGCACTCTGGAGTTACTCTTGCAAAGCAATGCCTGGGCGATGCTGCCAGGCTTTATTTGCGAACGTGCTATTGCCGCTGGTGATTTGGAAGAGTTCTATATCTCTCCAACAGGCTCTGTACGAGCGAATCAATGGACAACGGAGCTGAGCTGGCTTACTGCAAAACCTAAAAATGCAGCAATGGACTTGTTTATCAAGAAAGTTGCACAACTACCAAATCGGTAA